The following are encoded together in the Opitutus sp. ER46 genome:
- a CDS encoding glycosyltransferase: MCSASRTPPAGGAYSRRFSHYSGLFFDDFDQASAWIREAASVRLPPLGEVTQLIVRGEFRPHPEARGSERVSPALEVSLDGRRVGRVTPLQAGAWEMRIPVPTGAAAAAITLHFRLRGVGRTNFLAWAGRVTGLGALQHYRPQLKNRQLRVTAITTAAGERIFDFSQRDAPFVAAFARRHARLGLNIAGFLTADLGLGESARCMVRAADAAAIPTALVPLKLNCKNRLGDDTYTPRLQEDNPHDVNVVHVDPPAARDLDHHHGRGFRAGKYNIGYFAWELPEFPDAWTASFDYFDEIWCPSDFTTAAVALKAPVPVLTMPHAIGFARPASSMAQLRAALGLPADTYLFLTLFDLNSYAARKNPRAVISAFRESGLAGRGAALVIKVQNVAGNPADFAALQQSVHDLPGTVLLTETMSRADVYALEAACDCFVSLHRSEGFGLSVAESMFLGKPVISTDWSATAEFVTPENGCPVRVRLVTLEQNHGPYAKGSTWAEPDVTHAADHMRTLFADRALAARLGAAARETMESRFAPAVIGARYRRRLECIAAF, translated from the coding sequence ATGTGTTCTGCCTCGCGCACGCCTCCCGCGGGTGGCGCCTATAGTCGGCGCTTCTCGCACTACTCGGGACTCTTCTTCGACGACTTCGACCAGGCCTCGGCGTGGATTCGCGAGGCAGCTTCGGTGCGGCTGCCGCCGCTCGGTGAGGTCACGCAGCTCATCGTGCGCGGCGAGTTTCGCCCTCACCCCGAGGCGCGGGGCAGCGAGCGCGTTTCGCCGGCGCTCGAGGTCTCCCTCGACGGCCGCCGCGTGGGACGCGTCACCCCCTTGCAGGCCGGCGCGTGGGAGATGCGCATCCCGGTCCCGACCGGCGCTGCGGCCGCTGCGATCACACTCCACTTCCGCCTGCGCGGCGTGGGGCGCACCAACTTTCTCGCGTGGGCCGGCCGCGTCACCGGGCTCGGCGCCCTGCAGCACTACCGACCCCAGCTGAAGAACCGGCAGCTCCGTGTCACCGCGATCACAACCGCCGCGGGCGAGCGGATCTTCGATTTCTCGCAGCGCGACGCCCCGTTCGTGGCGGCGTTCGCCCGCCGACACGCCCGGCTCGGGCTTAATATCGCCGGTTTTCTCACCGCCGACCTCGGCCTCGGCGAATCGGCCCGCTGCATGGTCCGCGCCGCCGATGCCGCGGCGATCCCCACCGCGCTGGTGCCGCTCAAGCTCAACTGCAAGAACCGGCTCGGCGACGACACCTACACGCCGCGGCTGCAGGAGGACAATCCGCACGACGTGAACGTCGTCCACGTCGACCCGCCGGCGGCACGCGACCTCGACCATCACCACGGGCGCGGCTTCCGCGCCGGCAAGTACAACATCGGCTACTTCGCCTGGGAACTGCCGGAGTTTCCCGACGCGTGGACGGCCAGTTTCGACTACTTCGACGAGATCTGGTGCCCGAGCGACTTCACGACCGCGGCGGTGGCGCTGAAAGCGCCGGTGCCGGTGCTCACGATGCCGCACGCCATCGGCTTTGCCCGCCCGGCCAGCAGCATGGCGCAACTCCGCGCGGCACTGGGGCTGCCCGCGGACACATACCTGTTCCTCACGCTTTTCGACCTGAACTCCTACGCCGCGCGCAAGAACCCCCGTGCCGTGATCTCGGCCTTTCGCGAGTCGGGCCTCGCGGGCCGCGGGGCCGCGCTCGTCATCAAGGTTCAGAACGTCGCGGGCAACCCCGCGGACTTCGCGGCCCTGCAGCAAAGCGTGCACGACCTGCCCGGCACCGTGCTGCTGACGGAGACGATGTCCCGCGCCGACGTGTACGCCCTCGAGGCGGCATGCGACTGCTTTGTTTCGCTGCACCGGTCCGAGGGCTTTGGGCTCTCCGTGGCCGAGAGCATGTTCCTCGGCAAACCGGTCATCAGCACCGACTGGTCCGCCACTGCCGAGTTTGTGACGCCGGAGAACGGCTGCCCGGTGCGCGTCCGGCTGGTCACGCTCGAACAGAACCATGGTCCGTACGCCAAGGGTTCGACCTGGGCGGAACCCGACGTGACCCACGCGGCGGACCACATGCGCACGCTGTTTGCCGATCGCGCGCTGGCGGCCCGGCTCGGCGCGGCGGCGCGGGAGACCATGGAATCGCGCTTCGCCCCGGCGGTGATCGGCGCGCGGTATCGTCGGCGCCTGGAGTGTATCGCTGCCTTCTAG
- a CDS encoding glycosyltransferase, producing the protein MAAPYLLDLSHTSHTRARTGIQRVARSLAAALEGAAVAVTHDPWRGTWRTLEPWEQANLAATEPARTRGANWPWSARLRGRLARLWWDRRGAPRLPASAGVIVPELFSPTVAASFPALRAATSGPCVALFHDGIPLKLPEFTPVKTVARFPAYLQELLAFDGIAAVSEDSRATLVDYWRWLGVERMPVVQTLPLAVELPLRPTPPSAAGRPVVLCVGSIEGRKNHLALLEAAERLWAEGVDFELQLVGLPRPETAGPALARLRALQAAGRPLRHDANADDEALSAAYATCAFTVYPSIMEGFGLPVLESLAHGRPCVCLNRGALAESARGGGCVPLDQVDASSLATAMGTLVRDRVARDRLGAEARARSFRRWSDYATDLIGWMEHEVAPRRRA; encoded by the coding sequence ATGGCCGCGCCCTACCTCCTCGACCTGTCACACACGAGCCACACGCGGGCGCGCACCGGGATCCAACGCGTCGCGCGTTCACTCGCCGCGGCGCTGGAGGGTGCGGCGGTGGCGGTGACCCACGACCCCTGGCGCGGGACTTGGCGCACGTTGGAACCTTGGGAACAGGCCAATCTCGCCGCCACGGAGCCGGCCCGCACGCGTGGCGCCAACTGGCCGTGGTCCGCGCGTCTGCGCGGGCGCCTGGCGCGGCTCTGGTGGGATCGCCGCGGCGCGCCCCGGCTGCCCGCCTCCGCCGGCGTGATTGTGCCGGAGCTCTTCTCGCCGACGGTGGCGGCGAGCTTTCCGGCGCTCCGCGCGGCGACGAGCGGTCCCTGCGTCGCACTCTTTCATGACGGCATTCCGCTGAAGCTGCCCGAATTCACGCCCGTCAAGACGGTGGCGCGGTTTCCCGCCTACCTGCAGGAGCTCCTCGCGTTCGACGGGATCGCGGCCGTCTCCGAGGACTCGCGCGCCACGCTGGTCGACTACTGGCGCTGGCTGGGCGTCGAGCGCATGCCGGTGGTGCAAACGCTGCCGCTCGCCGTCGAGCTGCCACTCCGCCCCACGCCTCCATCGGCGGCCGGCCGTCCGGTCGTCCTGTGTGTCGGCAGCATCGAGGGCCGGAAGAATCATCTCGCCTTGCTCGAGGCGGCGGAGCGCCTCTGGGCAGAGGGCGTCGATTTCGAGCTGCAACTCGTGGGCCTCCCGCGCCCCGAGACCGCTGGTCCCGCCTTGGCGCGTTTGCGCGCGCTGCAGGCGGCGGGCCGGCCGCTCCGGCATGATGCCAACGCGGACGACGAGGCCCTCTCTGCCGCATACGCAACCTGCGCGTTCACCGTTTACCCCTCGATCATGGAGGGGTTCGGCCTCCCCGTGCTCGAAAGCCTCGCGCATGGCCGACCGTGCGTCTGCCTGAACCGCGGCGCCTTGGCGGAGTCCGCCCGGGGCGGTGGCTGCGTGCCGCTGGACCAAGTCGATGCCTCCAGCCTGGCGACGGCAATGGGCACGCTGGTCCGCGATCGCGTCGCCCGCGACCGGTTGGGCGCGGAGGCCCGCGCGCGCTCCTTCCGCCGCTGGTCTGATTACGCCACCGACCTGATCGGCTGGATGGAGCACGAAGTCGCGCCCCGCCGTCGCGCCTGA
- a CDS encoding aminotransferase class I/II-fold pyridoxal phosphate-dependent enzyme — MALSFFSKNKKAVLTRCRDDYATKMRLRYAPYYHTMDAQKGTIVSLDGKDVIMLSSNDYLGLSYHPKVVEASRAAVTRWGTSTNGARISNGSRAYHIELEEKLAEFLGREACHVHAAGYLSCMSSVAAFAQKGDVIFADKNLHSCLWDGIRLSVATVERFSHNNPEDLRQVIAATATDAPKLLVIEGVYSMEGHIARLPELTEIAEENGCFTVLDDAHGFGVLGRQGRGTVDHFAMNDKVDVLCGSMSKSLASVGGFVSGSKDVIEYLRTNSKQTTFSAAISPGQAAAAQAALEVMRTEPQHLEKLWANTRKYKAILKGLGLDTWESETPAIPIVLGSKERVYPFWRALLEKGVFTVMSIAPAVPAGKDLIRTAVSAMHTDEQLEKVAEALAYAVKKL; from the coding sequence ATGGCGTTGTCCTTCTTCAGTAAGAATAAAAAGGCGGTGTTGACGCGTTGTCGGGACGACTACGCCACGAAGATGCGGCTTCGGTACGCGCCGTACTACCACACCATGGATGCCCAGAAGGGCACGATCGTGAGCCTGGATGGCAAAGACGTCATCATGCTCTCCAGCAACGATTACCTTGGGCTCTCGTACCATCCGAAGGTCGTCGAAGCCTCCCGCGCCGCCGTCACCCGCTGGGGCACGAGCACCAACGGCGCCCGCATCTCCAACGGCTCGCGCGCGTACCACATCGAACTCGAGGAAAAGCTCGCCGAATTTCTGGGCCGCGAGGCCTGCCACGTCCACGCCGCCGGATATCTCTCCTGCATGTCGTCGGTGGCGGCGTTTGCCCAGAAGGGCGACGTCATCTTTGCGGACAAGAACCTTCACTCCTGCCTCTGGGATGGCATCCGGCTGTCGGTCGCAACCGTCGAGCGGTTCTCGCACAACAACCCCGAGGACCTGCGGCAGGTGATCGCCGCCACGGCCACCGACGCGCCGAAGCTGCTCGTGATCGAGGGCGTGTACTCGATGGAGGGCCACATCGCCCGGCTGCCCGAGCTCACCGAGATTGCCGAGGAAAACGGCTGCTTCACCGTGCTCGACGACGCGCATGGGTTCGGCGTGCTGGGCCGGCAGGGCCGCGGCACCGTCGATCACTTCGCGATGAACGACAAGGTCGATGTCCTGTGCGGCAGCATGTCCAAGTCGCTCGCAAGCGTCGGCGGTTTCGTGTCTGGCTCGAAGGACGTCATCGAGTACCTCCGCACCAACTCCAAGCAGACGACTTTCTCCGCCGCGATCAGTCCGGGACAGGCCGCCGCCGCGCAGGCCGCGCTCGAGGTGATGCGCACCGAGCCGCAGCATCTCGAGAAGCTCTGGGCCAACACCCGGAAGTACAAAGCGATCCTCAAGGGCCTGGGTCTCGACACCTGGGAGAGCGAAACCCCGGCGATTCCGATCGTGCTCGGTTCGAAGGAACGCGTTTATCCCTTCTGGCGCGCGCTCCTCGAAAAGGGCGTGTTCACCGTCATGTCGATCGCTCCCGCCGTCCCCGCCGGCAAGGACCTTATCCGCACCGCCGTCTCGGCCATGCACACCGATGAGCAGCTGGAGAAGGTCGCCGAGGCCCTGGCCTACGCGGTCAAGAAGCTCTAG
- a CDS encoding glycosyltransferase family 39 protein — protein sequence MDSDLPATSPTSPPARARRQRIRRWLIAAALAVFGLLLAQHIGAVAGGADSSGYLNHSRALAEGHVRVEPRTVEGFRPQNGAWAYVPLGFKVAADHQMLVPTYPTGLPLWILAAAQVVGWNRAGDVVLWLHAMAGVLLTYGMARAFGLERRGAAIAAVIVAGGPLYLFMAVQAMSDVPALVWTTATLLAAWRSRARTPWAFGAGAAFAMAVLMRPTNALALLPVALTLGLSWRRWAAFIVGGIPGGVFFLLHTHAAYGSYFTTGYGSDAGLDRTVIVPTLWHYARMLPVVFTPFVVGFLALPLLARRMPRQTAVLLAWALVFAGFYAAYPCTHETWWYLRFILPAAPAFIIGALLVGQTFLAARCSCRARTVLACLILAAAFGWNTYWNEKWVTLHAASGEKVYALTTDWLRQNLPANAVIAAMQNTGAIYYYTDFTFVRWDQLDAKSFAQLASALAAQKRPLYAVLHPFELEEHQVFSSHLPTGRWQQIGQVRDVTIWQWSPPAPAGS from the coding sequence ATGGATTCGGACCTCCCTGCCACCTCTCCCACTTCCCCGCCCGCCCGCGCACGACGGCAGCGCATCCGGCGGTGGCTGATCGCGGCGGCGCTGGCGGTCTTTGGTCTCCTGCTGGCGCAGCACATTGGCGCGGTCGCCGGCGGCGCCGACTCTTCCGGCTACCTCAACCACAGCCGCGCGCTGGCGGAGGGGCACGTGCGGGTCGAGCCGCGCACGGTCGAGGGATTCCGGCCCCAGAATGGCGCCTGGGCTTACGTCCCGCTCGGGTTCAAGGTCGCGGCCGACCACCAAATGCTGGTGCCAACCTACCCGACCGGGTTGCCGCTCTGGATCCTCGCCGCCGCCCAAGTCGTGGGGTGGAACCGCGCCGGTGACGTCGTACTTTGGCTGCATGCGATGGCGGGCGTGCTTCTCACCTATGGCATGGCCCGCGCGTTCGGACTCGAGCGACGCGGGGCGGCCATCGCCGCCGTGATCGTCGCCGGGGGGCCGTTGTACCTCTTCATGGCGGTGCAGGCCATGAGTGACGTGCCCGCGCTGGTCTGGACCACCGCCACCCTCCTTGCGGCGTGGCGCAGTCGCGCGCGCACGCCCTGGGCGTTCGGCGCCGGCGCGGCATTCGCCATGGCGGTGCTGATGCGGCCGACCAACGCCCTCGCGCTGCTGCCGGTTGCCCTCACGCTGGGGCTCTCCTGGCGCCGGTGGGCGGCCTTCATTGTCGGTGGAATCCCGGGCGGCGTGTTCTTCCTTCTGCACACGCACGCCGCGTATGGCAGCTACTTCACGACCGGCTACGGCAGCGACGCCGGTCTCGATCGCACCGTCATCGTGCCCACGCTCTGGCACTATGCGCGCATGCTGCCCGTGGTGTTCACCCCGTTCGTGGTGGGTTTCCTGGCCCTCCCCCTCCTTGCGCGCCGGATGCCCCGCCAGACCGCGGTGCTGCTCGCCTGGGCCCTGGTTTTCGCCGGTTTCTACGCCGCGTATCCGTGCACGCACGAGACGTGGTGGTACCTGCGCTTCATCCTTCCGGCCGCCCCCGCCTTCATCATCGGCGCCCTGTTGGTCGGGCAGACCTTCCTCGCCGCGCGCTGCAGTTGCCGCGCCCGCACCGTTCTCGCCTGCCTCATCCTCGCTGCCGCCTTCGGTTGGAACACCTACTGGAACGAAAAGTGGGTGACACTGCATGCCGCCTCGGGCGAGAAGGTGTACGCCCTCACGACCGACTGGCTCCGGCAGAACCTGCCGGCCAACGCCGTCATCGCGGCGATGCAGAACACCGGCGCGATCTACTACTACACGGACTTCACCTTCGTCCGCTGGGACCAGCTCGACGCCAAGTCCTTCGCCCAGCTCGCGTCCGCCCTGGCCGCGCAGAAGCGTCCGCTCTACGCGGTGCTCCATCCTTTCGAACTGGAGGAGCACCAGGTATTCTCCTCCCACCTCCCGACGGGCCGGTGGCAGCAGATCGGGCAAGTGCGCGACGTGACCATCTGGCAATGGTCGCCGCCTGCTCCCGCCGGCTCCTGA
- a CDS encoding glycosyltransferase family 4 protein — MSTSAPVIAYLFTTFPANTETFLQREITAMRALGVNLRVYSLWGGGGSFRGVPVASFNKWRLLTLFWLIPIEGWRRPDVLKQLLRGLFTRRAPSWLNFWENMLGAGFACIYAREFRRNPPTLVHAAWGGAPATAAWLLWRIDGHRFSAAAHAYDIYEHGGDWWLMDKLEHAAFVHTSTEMGRGALVERGLPPERVVCIRRGLDQIAPLKPLRASRSPLHLVSVARLVEKKGLDRQLRIYAALAAAGVEFEARIVGDGPLRAGLEKLAGELGVGARVAFTGHLPQHEVWNQLAWADALLHTGVIAPSGDRDGLPNVIPEAMSVGAVVITSPAAATTEAITHRVNGVVAPVEAPAEWVEALRRLSLDDAWAEGLRAEARRWVEENFDAHRNARRLLTEFHKVTGT, encoded by the coding sequence TTGTCCACTTCCGCGCCCGTCATCGCCTATCTCTTCACCACGTTTCCCGCGAACACGGAGACCTTCCTGCAGCGCGAGATCACCGCGATGCGCGCGTTGGGCGTGAACCTGCGGGTGTATTCGCTGTGGGGAGGCGGCGGCAGTTTTCGCGGGGTGCCGGTCGCGAGTTTCAACAAGTGGCGGCTGCTGACTCTGTTCTGGTTGATCCCGATCGAGGGCTGGCGCCGGCCGGACGTGCTGAAACAACTGCTCCGGGGCCTGTTCACCCGTCGGGCTCCCTCCTGGCTCAACTTCTGGGAGAACATGCTGGGCGCGGGCTTCGCCTGTATCTACGCGCGCGAGTTCAGGCGCAACCCGCCGACGCTTGTCCACGCGGCCTGGGGTGGGGCGCCCGCCACCGCCGCCTGGCTGTTGTGGCGGATCGATGGCCATCGCTTCAGCGCGGCGGCCCACGCGTATGACATCTATGAACACGGCGGCGACTGGTGGCTCATGGACAAGCTCGAACACGCCGCCTTCGTCCACACTTCGACCGAGATGGGCCGCGGCGCGCTGGTGGAGCGGGGACTGCCGCCCGAGCGCGTGGTGTGCATCCGGCGCGGGCTCGACCAGATTGCGCCGCTGAAGCCTTTGCGCGCCTCGCGTTCCCCCCTGCACCTCGTGAGCGTCGCGCGTCTCGTGGAGAAAAAGGGACTCGACCGCCAGCTCCGCATTTATGCCGCGCTGGCGGCGGCTGGAGTCGAGTTCGAAGCCCGCATCGTCGGCGACGGACCGCTCCGCGCGGGCCTGGAGAAACTTGCAGGCGAGCTCGGCGTCGGCGCCCGGGTGGCCTTCACCGGGCATCTGCCGCAGCATGAAGTCTGGAACCAGCTCGCCTGGGCCGACGCCCTGTTGCACACCGGCGTCATCGCCCCGAGCGGCGACCGCGACGGCCTGCCCAACGTAATCCCGGAGGCGATGTCCGTCGGCGCCGTCGTGATCACCTCGCCCGCGGCGGCGACGACGGAAGCGATCACGCACCGCGTTAACGGCGTCGTCGCGCCCGTCGAGGCGCCGGCGGAGTGGGTGGAGGCGTTGCGCCGGCTGTCGCTCGACGACGCGTGGGCCGAAGGCCTGCGGGCCGAGGCGCGCCGCTGGGTCGAGGAAAACTTCGACGCGCATCGGAATGCGCGCCGGTTGCTCACGGAATTTCACAAGGTGACTGGCACATGA
- a CDS encoding class I SAM-dependent methyltransferase, protein MPAFSTPNLSDPKQGEREYFARIGPQGREHAMRKPFSDAHALEYLANVTAMMALLPPPPARIAEFGCGTGWLGQLFAQRGYDVIGFDISPDAIQMAEQLQQERGLANVTYVLADYEEVRVASPVQAVLFHDALHHAESEVAALRAAHAALAPGGVVLCIEPGEGHSQTPTSRQMVAEYGVHEKDMPPRTILRHARAAGFTRTQVLPWPWFHLRAVYRPSYTEARGPWDLRGRKLLSLFRLIRYFFKTRRQGLVVLWKD, encoded by the coding sequence ATGCCCGCGTTCTCCACCCCCAACCTGTCCGACCCGAAACAAGGCGAGCGCGAGTACTTCGCGCGGATCGGTCCCCAGGGGCGCGAGCACGCGATGCGCAAGCCGTTCTCCGACGCGCACGCCCTCGAATACCTCGCGAACGTCACCGCCATGATGGCCCTGTTGCCGCCGCCGCCCGCCCGCATCGCCGAATTCGGCTGCGGCACGGGTTGGCTGGGCCAGCTCTTCGCACAACGCGGGTACGACGTGATCGGCTTCGACATCTCGCCGGACGCAATCCAGATGGCGGAACAACTGCAGCAGGAACGCGGGCTCGCCAACGTCACCTACGTGCTCGCCGACTACGAGGAGGTGCGGGTGGCGTCGCCGGTGCAGGCCGTCCTGTTTCACGACGCCCTGCACCACGCCGAGTCCGAGGTCGCCGCGCTCCGCGCCGCGCATGCCGCGCTAGCCCCCGGCGGCGTCGTGTTATGCATCGAGCCGGGCGAGGGGCATAGCCAGACGCCCACCTCGCGCCAGATGGTGGCGGAGTACGGCGTGCACGAGAAGGACATGCCCCCGCGCACGATTCTCCGCCACGCCCGCGCCGCCGGCTTCACCCGCACCCAGGTGCTGCCGTGGCCTTGGTTCCATCTGCGCGCGGTGTACCGGCCCTCGTATACGGAAGCCCGCGGCCCGTGGGACCTCCGCGGCCGCAAGTTGCTCAGCCTCTTCCGGCTGATCCGGTATTTCTTCAAGACCCGCCGCCAGGGACTCGTGGTCCTCTGGAAGGACTGA
- a CDS encoding class I SAM-dependent methyltransferase produces MDPSEYRKLADVEDRMWYFRALHAHVERELAGARAGEELNVLDAGCGTGGLIRRLAARHPRWGWKGVDLSPLARDLAQARLREAGLGFELALASVTALPWADASFDAVVSADVLYHVDDDNAALREFFRVLRPGGRVIVNVPAYAWLWSYHDVAVHSRRRYHRAQVLRQLQDAGFAAPRATYWNTVPFPLVVVRRKLLPPPRAGSDVQLYPAPVERAFDVAMAMERVWLRRVGRLPFGVSVLAVAEKPAL; encoded by the coding sequence ATGGACCCGAGCGAGTACCGCAAACTGGCCGACGTTGAAGACCGCATGTGGTACTTCCGGGCGCTGCATGCGCACGTGGAGCGCGAGTTGGCCGGCGCGCGCGCCGGCGAGGAGCTGAACGTGCTCGATGCTGGCTGCGGCACCGGCGGATTGATCCGGCGGCTGGCGGCGCGGCATCCGCGCTGGGGCTGGAAGGGCGTCGATCTTTCCCCGCTGGCGCGTGACCTGGCGCAGGCTCGGCTGCGCGAGGCGGGGCTTGGTTTTGAGCTGGCGCTGGCGTCGGTGACGGCGCTGCCGTGGGCTGACGCGAGTTTTGACGCGGTGGTGTCGGCCGACGTGCTGTATCACGTCGACGACGACAATGCCGCGTTGCGGGAGTTCTTCCGCGTCCTGCGTCCGGGTGGGCGCGTGATCGTGAACGTCCCGGCCTATGCCTGGCTCTGGTCGTACCACGACGTCGCGGTGCATTCGCGGCGGCGCTATCACCGCGCGCAGGTGTTGCGGCAACTGCAGGACGCCGGGTTCGCGGCACCCCGCGCGACCTACTGGAACACCGTGCCGTTTCCGCTGGTGGTGGTGCGCCGCAAACTCCTGCCGCCGCCGCGGGCGGGCAGCGACGTGCAGCTTTATCCCGCACCGGTGGAGCGGGCCTTTGATGTGGCGATGGCCATGGAACGCGTCTGGCTGCGGCGGGTGGGCCGGCTCCCGTTCGGGGTTTCGGTGCTCGCCGTGGCGGAGAAGCCGGCGCTTTGA
- a CDS encoding glycosyltransferase, which translates to MPKLRILVLTSSTGGGHDARAEAFAEWCFQLYRHDVDVRIEQMLEESSVVNRTGVNMYNSIQRNAPWAHNVFYAAVEVLSYLNSHHVTFGNKYYVKVLEEYRPHLVFSVHDCLNRGYFQTARKILGPDRVRCATYCGEFSGGWGYSRNWIEPTVDMYFSRTRTANDYAIKKGIAPEKTRVRGYLMLPRSHIEVLGPADRRVYRSKRLGLDPDLFTVFLATGGNGANNHRDLLPALVKYADRVQAIVICGRNKQTYNELVHWRTVHPEFNCHIEGYSETVHLLMQASDAIVTRGGTTTCAKALHFQCPIIFNAFGGIMPQEELTWKFFRNGAASEKIERAEDFARIIDRWMEDAAVYAGVRENFLKLRYEEDPTILIDELVTLANEVAGVKVRRQPWPRPNGNGKALQAILSGS; encoded by the coding sequence ATGCCCAAGCTTCGCATCCTCGTCCTCACGTCCAGCACCGGCGGCGGCCACGACGCCCGCGCCGAGGCGTTCGCGGAGTGGTGTTTCCAACTTTACCGGCACGACGTCGACGTGCGGATCGAGCAGATGCTGGAGGAGTCGTCGGTGGTGAATCGCACCGGCGTGAACATGTACAACTCGATCCAGCGGAATGCTCCCTGGGCGCACAACGTGTTCTATGCCGCAGTCGAGGTCCTCAGTTATCTCAACTCTCACCACGTTACGTTCGGCAACAAGTACTACGTGAAGGTGCTGGAGGAGTATCGTCCGCATCTCGTCTTCAGCGTCCACGACTGCCTGAATCGCGGCTACTTCCAGACCGCCCGCAAGATCCTCGGCCCCGATCGGGTCCGCTGTGCCACGTACTGCGGTGAGTTCTCCGGCGGCTGGGGTTACTCGCGCAACTGGATCGAGCCGACGGTCGACATGTACTTCTCGCGCACGCGCACGGCGAACGACTACGCGATCAAGAAGGGTATTGCGCCGGAGAAGACCCGCGTCCGGGGCTACCTCATGCTGCCGCGCTCACACATCGAGGTGCTGGGCCCTGCGGACCGCCGCGTGTACCGCAGCAAGCGGCTGGGCCTCGATCCCGACCTATTCACCGTGTTCCTCGCGACGGGCGGCAACGGCGCCAACAACCACCGCGACCTCCTGCCGGCGCTCGTGAAATACGCCGACCGCGTGCAGGCCATCGTCATCTGCGGCCGCAACAAGCAGACGTACAATGAGCTCGTGCACTGGCGCACCGTGCATCCCGAGTTCAACTGCCATATCGAGGGGTACTCCGAGACGGTTCACCTCCTGATGCAGGCGAGCGATGCGATCGTCACGCGCGGCGGCACCACGACGTGCGCCAAGGCGCTGCATTTCCAGTGTCCGATCATCTTCAACGCCTTCGGCGGCATCATGCCGCAGGAGGAGCTCACCTGGAAATTCTTCCGCAACGGCGCCGCCTCGGAGAAGATCGAGCGGGCCGAGGACTTCGCCCGCATCATCGATCGCTGGATGGAAGATGCCGCCGTCTATGCGGGTGTGCGCGAGAACTTCCTGAAGCTGCGTTACGAGGAGGATCCGACCATTCTCATCGATGAACTGGTGACGCTCGCCAACGAAGTCGCCGGCGTGAAGGTGCGCCGCCAGCCCTGGCCGCGTCCGAACGGCAACGGCAAGGCGCTGCAGGCGATCCTCTCGGGCAGCTAG
- a CDS encoding glycosyltransferase — protein MIHLDRTKAGPAAPRSGLTRVAARLAAALGDDALAVRWPEEPAAAQREDWLLTTELFSEAERPGVSRFLAERPCRCAALFHDAIPLRHPHITWPQSVARHPGYMKLLAQFDRVWAVSRASRDDLLGFWRWQGLESVPPVEVLALGADFGAGPRITTRVIAPSPPRLLAVGIVEPRKNQGLLLDACEPLWREGLRFELHLVGRVNPHFGPPLLARIKDAARRRPGAVQYYAAVDDAMLTELYASARATLFPTIAEGCGLPLLESLWHGVPCVCSDLPVLRENADGGGCLPVQVTDVAAWTAALRRVLLDEPLVRRLTNEATTRFLPTWAEAAATLRGALMGGARS, from the coding sequence ATGATCCACCTCGACCGTACCAAGGCCGGACCTGCCGCGCCCCGCTCGGGCTTGACCCGGGTGGCGGCACGACTGGCGGCGGCTTTGGGCGACGACGCGCTGGCGGTGCGCTGGCCCGAGGAACCGGCCGCCGCGCAACGTGAGGACTGGCTGCTCACGACGGAGCTGTTTTCGGAGGCGGAGCGCCCGGGCGTGTCGCGCTTCCTCGCGGAGCGTCCCTGTCGCTGTGCCGCCCTCTTCCATGACGCGATTCCGCTGCGGCACCCGCACATCACCTGGCCGCAGAGCGTCGCGCGTCACCCGGGTTACATGAAGCTCCTCGCCCAGTTCGACCGGGTGTGGGCGGTCTCCCGGGCGAGTCGGGATGACCTGCTGGGCTTCTGGCGCTGGCAGGGGCTCGAGTCCGTTCCGCCGGTGGAGGTGCTGGCGCTGGGCGCGGATTTTGGTGCCGGCCCGAGGATCACCACACGCGTTATCGCTCCCTCGCCGCCGCGGCTGCTGGCGGTGGGCATCGTGGAGCCGCGCAAGAACCAGGGACTGTTGCTCGACGCGTGCGAACCCCTGTGGCGCGAGGGCTTGCGGTTCGAACTGCACCTCGTCGGGCGCGTGAATCCGCATTTCGGTCCGCCCCTGCTCGCCCGGATCAAGGACGCGGCGCGTCGTCGTCCCGGGGCCGTGCAGTATTACGCCGCGGTGGACGATGCCATGCTGACGGAGCTCTACGCGAGCGCCCGGGCCACGCTGTTCCCGACGATCGCCGAAGGCTGCGGACTTCCTCTTCTCGAGTCGCTCTGGCATGGCGTGCCGTGCGTGTGCAGCGACCTGCCGGTGTTGCGTGAGAACGCGGACGGCGGTGGCTGCCTGCCGGTGCAGGTGACCGATGTGGCCGCGTGGACGGCGGCGCTGCGGCGAGTCCTGTTGGACGAACCGCTGGTGCGGCGGCTCACGAACGAGGCGACGACGCGCTTCCTGCCGACCTGGGCGGAGGCCGCCGCGACGCTTCGCGGCGCCCTGATGGGCGGCGCGCGGAGCTAG